From one Pseudobdellovibrionaceae bacterium genomic stretch:
- a CDS encoding DNA alkylation repair protein codes for MIIIPSCSIVEAGWRFIFVEVIIEIHKRLRQFASLKRAQLNQSFFKTGKGEYGYGDIFLGITMPDCRKVAKEYKDLSLAETKRVIRSKYHEERMAGLIILVQKYEKASADKERERLYKTYVDHFNYINNWDLVDVTCPRIVGQHLENRNRKILYQWAKSERLWTKRVAIISTLWFVKDGDLDDAFKLAQVLLHDEHDLIHKAVGWVLREAGKKEVKRLEAFLKKHCKTMPRTMLRYAIEKFPERKRQMYLKGKV; via the coding sequence ATGATTATCATCCCAAGTTGCAGTATTGTCGAGGCGGGCTGGAGATTTATTTTCGTGGAGGTCATCATCGAAATCCATAAGAGACTCAGGCAATTTGCAAGCCTTAAGCGGGCACAGCTAAATCAGAGTTTTTTTAAGACTGGTAAAGGCGAGTATGGTTATGGAGATATTTTTCTCGGAATCACCATGCCGGACTGCCGGAAAGTAGCCAAAGAGTACAAGGATCTGAGCCTCGCCGAAACCAAGAGGGTCATTAGGTCCAAGTACCACGAAGAGAGAATGGCGGGTCTTATTATCTTGGTTCAAAAATACGAGAAGGCTTCGGCGGACAAAGAACGAGAGCGTCTTTACAAGACCTATGTTGACCACTTCAATTATATCAATAACTGGGATCTGGTTGATGTCACCTGCCCCCGTATTGTTGGTCAGCACTTGGAAAATAGGAATCGAAAGATCCTTTACCAGTGGGCCAAATCAGAGCGCTTATGGACAAAGCGGGTTGCCATCATATCGACGCTCTGGTTTGTGAAAGATGGTGATCTGGACGATGCCTTCAAGTTGGCTCAAGTTCTCCTTCATGATGAACACGATCTGATTCACAAGGCCGTGGGATGGGTCTTGCGTGAGGCCGGGAAAAAAGAGGTGAAGAGACTTGAGGCCTTTTTGAAAAAGCACTGTAAGACGATGCCTCGAACCATGCTTCGTTATGCGATTGAGAAGTTTCCTGAGAGAAAGCGGCAAATGTACCTAAAGGGCAAAGTATGA